The DNA segment TGACCTCTGTTGTAAATAAGCACCTTGGAATCACAGATACTCCAGATCATGCTTCGGAAGAAAAAGATGAAGAAGAGGAATACGACCTTTGCACGGCAACGGGCCTAAAATCATTCATCGAATCTCAGGGGTTTAGTCATGTGGAGACTGAAATAGTCGAGAAGACGTTTGTCTTCAGTGATCAAGAGGAATGGTGGGCTGACCTAAACAGCAGTGCGGTCAAAAATATAATCGATGTGATCGATGGCATGAATTGCCTGGATGCCTTTAAAAAAGACGCTTTTGACGGCATTTTACAGTTCAAGAAAAATGATGGGATTCACATCAGACGAGAAGCCATTTTGGTGCGGGGCACAAAGTAGTAGGGTGTAACCGTTAACGTAAGGGAGTAGCCTATGAGCAAAGAACTATCTGAAATGAGCAACGAGGAACTATGGGCATTGTTCCCGATTATTTTGACTGAGTACGACCCGAAATGGAAAGAGAACTACGACCAAGAGAAAAATCTGATCGAAAAAGGCATCGGTTCAAGCAATATAGTTCGAATGAATCACTATGGAAGCACTTCGGTAGTGGGGCTGATCGCCAAACCCACGATAGATATTCTACTAGAGATTAGTGAAGACACTATTTTGGATGACCTTGTCAAAAATATGGCATCGGTCGGTTATGGATTAAGTCCGCAACCTAATAATCCTGCACCTCATATGATGTTTCTAAAAGGGTATACACCCCAAGGTTTTCAAGGACAAGTAGTACATGTTCATGTAAGATACAGCGGTGACTGGGATGAACTTTACTTTAGGGATTATTTAATCAGTCAACCTGAGATCGCTTTGGAATACGGAAAACTGAAATTAGAGCTAAAGTCAAAATTCGAGCACGACAGGGACGGCTATACTCATGCAAAAGGTGATTTTATCAGACGAATCACATCATTAGCCAGAGAGGAAATAGGATCAAGATGAAACTTTTAACTTGTAACATGAATGATCAGAAGAACATAGCACCTATGATTTGCGAACTGATGAACTATCACCGTAAACTCACCAATGCGCCAAAGGAGTTTTGGCAGAGTCTTGAAACGTCTGAAAAAACCTTTGCAGAATGGCTTGCTACCGGTGAGGTGAAAAAAATTGACCATAAGGATGAAACCATCGGATTTATCTATCTAAGGTTAGGCGGTCAAAGCGTTGCCTGGCTCGAAGACTTGTATATCGACGAGAAGTACCAGGGCCAGGGACTTGGAAAGAAAGTCATGAACATGCTAGACGAGCAGCTAAAGGACAGGGGTGTGATCAGCATGTTTGTTGATGTGATTCCCCGTAACCCGGGAGCCATCAAGTTTTATCAGGAATGTGGTTTTGACCACTTGAATATGATTCAGCTTAGAAAGAACTATCAGAAACGTCTTGATAAGGAAGAAACAACCGACTTATTGGGCTTTACATTTAAAAAGTACTAAA comes from the Fusibacter sp. A1 genome and includes:
- a CDS encoding GNAT family N-acetyltransferase yields the protein MKLLTCNMNDQKNIAPMICELMNYHRKLTNAPKEFWQSLETSEKTFAEWLATGEVKKIDHKDETIGFIYLRLGGQSVAWLEDLYIDEKYQGQGLGKKVMNMLDEQLKDRGVISMFVDVIPRNPGAIKFYQECGFDHLNMIQLRKNYQKRLDKEETTDLLGFTFKKY
- a CDS encoding GrpB family protein gives rise to the protein MSKELSEMSNEELWALFPIILTEYDPKWKENYDQEKNLIEKGIGSSNIVRMNHYGSTSVVGLIAKPTIDILLEISEDTILDDLVKNMASVGYGLSPQPNNPAPHMMFLKGYTPQGFQGQVVHVHVRYSGDWDELYFRDYLISQPEIALEYGKLKLELKSKFEHDRDGYTHAKGDFIRRITSLAREEIGSR